Proteins from a single region of Catenulispora acidiphila DSM 44928:
- a CDS encoding VWA domain-containing protein, translating into MILGAPASAGMPLSDGNAARDAALDWLYGRDDELARRGVRKGGAADSGGPKGAGGSADSVLTTVDWLDGITRLFPKETVERLTRDAVDRYQIHDIVTDPKVLERVEPSPALLKAVLRTKHLMDPKVLELARKLVSAVIAELMRKLATEVRVSFSGTRLRRPSQVRLARNFDVKRTLRGNLGHYQPEERKLYIEDAHFFTRSRRHVDNWQVILLVDQSGSMVSSVIHSAVTAACLWGLPGVRTHLVAFDTSVVDLTSDVTDPVELLMKVQLGGGTDIAKAVTYAGDLVANPRRTIVALISDLYEGGSETNLLRGARSLIEQGCRFLALCALDEEANPAFNRDLAERLATLGAQVGAMTPGELAAFVAEAVNS; encoded by the coding sequence ATGATCCTCGGCGCGCCGGCGTCCGCGGGCATGCCGCTCAGCGACGGGAACGCTGCGCGCGACGCGGCGTTGGACTGGCTGTACGGCCGGGACGACGAGCTGGCGCGGCGCGGCGTCCGCAAGGGCGGCGCGGCGGACAGCGGCGGACCGAAGGGCGCCGGCGGCAGCGCGGATTCGGTGCTCACCACCGTCGACTGGCTGGACGGGATCACGCGGCTGTTCCCGAAGGAGACCGTCGAGCGGCTGACCCGCGACGCCGTCGACCGGTATCAGATCCATGACATCGTCACCGACCCGAAGGTGCTGGAGCGCGTCGAGCCGAGCCCGGCGCTGCTGAAGGCGGTGCTGCGGACCAAGCACCTGATGGATCCGAAGGTGCTGGAGCTGGCGCGCAAGCTGGTCTCCGCGGTGATCGCCGAGCTGATGCGCAAGCTGGCGACCGAGGTGCGCGTGTCGTTCTCCGGGACCCGGCTGCGCCGTCCGTCGCAGGTGCGGCTGGCGCGCAACTTCGACGTGAAGCGCACCCTGCGCGGCAACCTCGGCCACTACCAGCCGGAGGAGCGCAAGCTCTACATAGAGGACGCGCACTTCTTCACCCGCTCGCGCCGCCACGTCGACAACTGGCAGGTGATCCTGCTGGTCGACCAGTCGGGCTCGATGGTCTCGTCGGTCATCCACTCGGCGGTGACGGCCGCCTGCCTGTGGGGACTGCCGGGCGTGCGCACGCACCTGGTCGCGTTCGACACGTCGGTGGTGGACCTGACCAGCGACGTCACCGACCCGGTGGAATTGCTGATGAAGGTCCAACTCGGCGGCGGCACCGACATCGCCAAGGCCGTGACCTACGCCGGCGACCTGGTCGCGAACCCCCGCCGCACCATCGTGGCCCTGATATCAGACCTCTACGAAGGCGGCAGCGAAACCAACCTCCTGCGCGGCGCCCGCTCCCTGATCGAGCAAGGCTGCCGCTTCCTAGCCCTGTGCGCCCTCGACGAGGAAGCCAACCCCGCCTTCAACCGCGACCTGGCCGAACGCCTCGCGACCCTCGGCGCCCAAGTCGGCGCCATGACCCCCGGCGAACTCGCGGCGTTCGTAGCGGAGGCAGTGAACTCATGA
- a CDS encoding SWIM zinc finger family protein — protein sequence MTPRADLLALTEDALVSLTNRGLYKRAAKEVAAGTGPSITEDADAVRGTFPDGVICALPLGGLEAATCTCGAPGTCRHVVAVVLAYRATASDAPDAFEDWSPAEFTDTQLETLLGKRTFTTATRRLTTGYLARVHKATPTEPAPWVELPNCSVRFLVPHDLAYARTDARDTKEAIALAVWAWRAWEARKQTTGEPEDRHFAVGGPEESAAADRAGRAGAGTIGASDVGELRPAAGAAKPGASAGSGGAGDTNASGGGRYVAAADLNSGVGGAGSGGASRTDASDGGARLAAGGASGTGSGDGVEDQVAAGANSGAGVAGSAGVGGTNASDGGELRAAAGAANSGAGSAGSGDSGEDQAAAGASSGAGGAANSGAGGAGSGRGGERLVAVGAGSGRGGERLVAVGAGSGVGGVSSGGVNSRAAGASSGAGGAGSGVDGVPEPSGSGSQADEAGVAEPLGSAVDLAADIFLTGVSNLAAGFTPRLARVRRDLEGAGFRWVVLAAEDLADQLAAHAGRGARHQQVLVADLLAELVARARVAGAAVGQPRSRVLGTGEAAEVALRRLRLTALGCRVQAVGEDRRALVFLADPAAGIVLTLDGRYQGAATGADLAGRRLAGSTVGVLAGGNVVTETAHRRADRRLRLAVNRVARTTVSQSGGAWSHLPSTLLARDLDALAAEFDRLPPRLVRPRVDAEDVRVVEIAEVEHLWYEPGSQRLTAVVHGVAGGTARVVSEHRAIAPGALDALAEALHREPRYISATVRRGRGGLVLTPIAVVADGRVVVPDLAFGDGSKDLDDGVAPTPDPLTAAIESAVELLAEMAHRGARRLPQSFGTRLDATAERLDGAGLGRCAADLRGLNRLLGPDPGRPAFDAWADAAIRLITTAELR from the coding sequence ATGACCCCCCGAGCGGACCTCCTCGCCCTCACCGAGGACGCCCTCGTCTCCCTGACCAACCGCGGCCTGTACAAGCGCGCAGCAAAGGAGGTCGCCGCCGGCACAGGACCCTCCATCACCGAGGACGCCGATGCCGTCCGCGGCACCTTCCCCGACGGCGTGATCTGCGCCCTACCCCTCGGCGGCCTGGAAGCAGCAACCTGCACCTGCGGCGCACCAGGCACCTGCCGCCACGTCGTCGCGGTGGTACTGGCCTACCGCGCCACCGCATCGGACGCCCCGGACGCATTCGAGGACTGGTCCCCAGCCGAATTCACCGACACCCAACTGGAAACCCTCCTCGGCAAACGCACCTTCACCACAGCCACCCGCCGCCTCACCACCGGCTACCTAGCCCGCGTCCACAAGGCCACCCCCACCGAACCGGCCCCCTGGGTCGAACTCCCCAACTGCTCAGTCCGCTTCCTCGTCCCCCACGACCTCGCCTACGCCCGCACCGACGCCCGCGACACCAAGGAAGCCATAGCCCTAGCCGTATGGGCCTGGCGCGCCTGGGAGGCCCGCAAGCAGACAACAGGCGAGCCGGAGGACCGCCACTTCGCCGTCGGCGGACCGGAGGAGAGCGCGGCGGCTGATCGCGCGGGCAGGGCAGGCGCGGGCACGATCGGCGCGAGTGATGTCGGCGAGCTGCGGCCAGCTGCCGGTGCGGCGAAACCAGGCGCTAGCGCGGGCTCGGGTGGCGCGGGCGACACAAATGCGAGTGGTGGCGGCCGCTATGTGGCCGCTGCCGACTTGAACTCAGGCGTGGGAGGCGCGGGCTCAGGCGGCGCCAGCAGGACAGATGCAAGTGATGGCGGCGCGAGGTTGGCGGCTGGCGGCGCGAGCGGCACAGGCTCGGGTGATGGCGTCGAGGACCAGGTGGCTGCGGGTGCGAACTCTGGTGCTGGCGTTGCGGGATCGGCTGGCGTTGGCGGGACAAATGCGAGCGATGGCGGCGAGCTGCGGGCGGCTGCCGGTGCGGCGAACTCAGGCGCTGGCAGTGCGGGCTCGGGTGATAGCGGCGAGGACCAGGCGGCTGCAGGTGCGAGCTCTGGTGCTGGCGGCGCGGCGAACTCTGGTGCTGGCGGCGCGGGCTCGGGTCGTGGCGGCGAGCGGCTGGTTGCTGTTGGCGCGGGCTCGGGTCGTGGCGGCGAGCGGCTGGTTGCTGTTGGCGCGGGCTCGGGCGTTGGCGGTGTTAGCTCAGGCGGCGTGAACTCGCGTGCTGCTGGCGCGAGCTCGGGTGCTGGCGGTGCTGGCTCGGGTGTGGATGGTGTTCCGGAACCGAGCGGCAGCGGTAGCCAGGCAGATGAAGCTGGTGTGGCTGAACCGCTCGGCTCTGCTGTTGATTTGGCTGCCGATATCTTTCTTACCGGCGTCTCGAACTTGGCTGCCGGGTTTACGCCGCGGCTGGCTCGGGTGCGGCGGGATCTTGAGGGGGCGGGGTTTCGGTGGGTGGTGCTTGCGGCTGAGGATTTGGCTGATCAGTTGGCTGCGCATGCTGGGCGGGGGGCGCGGCATCAGCAGGTCCTGGTCGCGGATCTGCTCGCCGAACTCGTTGCGCGCGCTCGGGTTGCGGGGGCGGCGGTGGGGCAGCCTCGGTCGCGGGTGTTGGGGACTGGGGAGGCGGCTGAGGTGGCGTTGCGGCGGTTGCGGTTGACCGCGCTGGGGTGTCGTGTGCAGGCGGTGGGGGAGGATCGCAGGGCTCTGGTTTTTCTTGCTGATCCTGCTGCGGGGATTGTGCTGACGCTTGATGGTCGGTATCAGGGTGCGGCTACGGGTGCTGATCTGGCCGGGCGGCGGTTGGCGGGGAGCACCGTTGGCGTGTTGGCCGGCGGCAATGTTGTGACCGAGACTGCGCATCGGCGTGCTGATCGGCGGTTGCGGTTGGCTGTGAATCGGGTCGCGCGGACGACCGTCAGTCAGTCCGGTGGCGCCTGGAGTCATCTGCCCAGCACGTTGTTGGCGCGCGATCTTGATGCGCTGGCTGCCGAGTTCGATCGGCTGCCGCCGCGTCTGGTGCGGCCGCGGGTCGATGCCGAGGACGTTCGGGTGGTGGAGATCGCAGAGGTCGAACATCTCTGGTACGAGCCCGGCAGTCAGCGGCTGACCGCCGTGGTGCATGGTGTGGCGGGCGGTACGGCGCGCGTCGTCTCCGAGCATCGCGCCATAGCGCCCGGCGCGCTTGATGCACTGGCTGAGGCGTTGCATCGCGAGCCGCGCTACATTTCCGCGACCGTGCGGCGGGGGCGGGGCGGCTTGGTGCTGACGCCGATCGCGGTGGTCGCCGACGGGCGCGTCGTCGTGCCCGATCTGGCGTTCGGCGACGGGTCCAAGGATCTCGACGACGGCGTCGCGCCGACCCCCGACCCCCTCACCGCGGCTATCGAGAGCGCCGTCGAGCTGCTCGCCGAGATGGCGCACCGGGGTGCGCGGCGGCTGCCGCAGTCGTTCGGGACGCGCCTGGACGCGACCGCCGAGCGGCTCGACGGCGCCGGGCTCGGACGCTGCGCCGCCGATCTTCGTGGCCTGAATCGCCTGCTCGGTCCAGACCCGGGACGTCCGGCGTTCGACGCGTGGGCTGACGCCGCGATCCGCCTGATTACGACAGCGGAACTGCGCTGA